A window of the Parabacteroides merdae ATCC 43184 genome harbors these coding sequences:
- a CDS encoding glycosyltransferase family 2 protein has protein sequence MQLQPTFSIITITYNAVRLVEQTLLNVLSQSYPNIEYIVIDGGSTDGTVDIIRRYESGLAYWVSEPDKGIYDAMNKGLQKATGDYVWFINAGDTLCSSDTVQSIVSKLQKRKVLPDIIYGETNIVDEERRSLGLRRLRAPRKLSWKSFRMGMLVCHQSFIPKRAIAPSYDLQYRYSADFDWCIRCMKQARSFCNTHLTLSDFLDGGTSTTQRKASLRERYAIMCKYYGTFVTVLLHGWFAIRFYTAKCLKGRV, from the coding sequence ATGCAGTTACAACCTACATTTTCAATCATAACGATTACCTATAATGCCGTGCGCCTGGTGGAGCAGACGTTGTTGAACGTGTTGAGCCAGTCCTATCCGAACATCGAATATATCGTGATAGACGGCGGTTCGACAGACGGGACGGTGGATATCATCAGACGGTATGAATCGGGACTGGCCTATTGGGTGAGCGAGCCGGACAAGGGGATATACGATGCCATGAACAAGGGGCTTCAAAAGGCGACGGGAGATTATGTCTGGTTCATCAACGCCGGCGATACCCTCTGTTCGTCCGATACGGTCCAGTCAATCGTTTCCAAGCTGCAGAAGAGGAAGGTTTTGCCGGATATCATCTATGGGGAGACGAACATCGTAGACGAGGAAAGGCGGTCGCTGGGACTGCGCCGCCTCAGGGCGCCGCGGAAGCTCTCGTGGAAGAGCTTCAGGATGGGGATGTTGGTTTGCCACCAGTCGTTCATACCAAAACGTGCGATTGCCCCGTCATATGATTTGCAATATCGCTATTCGGCCGATTTCGACTGGTGTATCCGTTGCATGAAGCAGGCCCGTTCATTCTGTAACACGCATCTCACCCTGTCCGACTTCCTGGACGGCGGTACGAGCACGACGCAAAGAAAAGCATCCTTGCGGGAGAGATATGCGATTATGTGCAAATATTATGGTACTTTTGTTACGGTTTTGCTCCACGGCTGGTTCGCCATCCGTTTTTATACGGCGAAGTGCCTGAAGGGGCGGGTGTAA